One Streptomyces dangxiongensis genomic window, CACGTCCTGCTGCCCTGAACCGCCGGTCGGACCCCGACCGGCTCGACTCCCCCCGTTCGGAAAGGAACCCGGCATGTCCGCCACTCTGACCGAGAAGTCCGCCCAGGAACGCAACAAGGAACTCGCCCTCTCCATGGTCGCCAGCTGGAACCGCTGGGACCTCCAGGGGATCACCAAGCACTGGGCCCCGGACATCCAGCACTTCTCCGAGGACCGCCCGGTGTCCTCGAAGGCCATGGTGCGGGCGATGGAGGGCGGCCTCGCCGCCTTCCCCGACCTGCACCTGGACGTCAAGAGCATCGTCGCCGAGGCGGACCGGGTCTGCCTGCGCATCACCGTGACGGCCAGCCACGGGGGCGAGTTCCTCGGCAAGGCCCCCAGCGGCACCAAGGTGACCTGGTACATGCTGGAGGAGCTCCGCTTCAACGACGCGGGCCAGGTGATCGAACACCACGACGTCTTCAACTACCTCCCCATGCTCAAGAAGCTGGGGCTGGCCCCGGCAGACGTGCTGTGAGCCGGTCCGTCCGGGCCGCCGTACCGCACATGGCCGAGGTCGCCGACGGGGTGCACGCCTATGTGCAGCCCGACGGCGGCTGGTGCCTCAACAACGCCGGGCTCGTGGTCGGCGACGGCGGCGAGAGCCTGCTGGTGGACACCGCGGCCACCGAGCTGCGCGCCCGACTGCTGCGCACCCGGGTGCTGCGGCGGTCGGGCGCCCCGCCTCGCACTCTGGTGAACACCCACTTCCACGGCGACCACACCTTCGGCAACGCGCACTTCCCCGAGGCGCTGATCGTCGCCCACGAGCACACCCGCACCGAGATGGCGGCGGCCGGGCTGCACCTCACCGGCCTGTGGCCCGACGTGCGCTGGGGCGACCTGGAACTGACCCTGCCCCAGCTCACCTACCGGGACTCGCTGACGCTGCACGTCGGCGGGGTGCGCGTCGAGCTGATCCAGCTGGGGCCGGCGCACACCACCGCCGACACGGCCGTCTGGCTGCCCGACCGGCGCGTGCTGTTCACCGGTGACCTCGTGATGTCCGGCGTCACGCCGTTCTGTCTGATGGGGTCGGTCTCCGGGTCGCTGCGGGCCATGCGGCGGCTGCGCGCCCTGGGCGCCGAAACGGTCGTGCCGGGCCACGGCCCGGTCGGCGGCCCCGAGCTGATCGACGCGAACGAGGCGTACTTCCGCTGGCTCCACGAGCAGGCCCGGCGGGGCGTGGCCGACGGTCTGACCCCCCTTCGGCTCGCCCGTGAGTGCCGACGCGGGCCGTTCGACCACCTGCTCGACTCCGAACGCCTGGTGCCGAATCTGCACCGGGGCTATGCGGAGGTGCGCGGAGCGGCGCCCGGCAGCCCCCTCGACGTCGGGGCGCTGTTCAAGGAGATGTCCGTGTTCCACGGCGGACTCCCCGACTGCCACGCATGACCGGCGGGGAGCCCGGGCCGCACCCCGTGCGCCGGGCTCCCCGCACCCACGGCGTTGCCCCGGACAGGCGGTCGGCCGGTCCGGGGCAACGCCGTCGCTTGCCGCTACCCGATCTCGATGCCCTTCAGGTACGTCGCGAAGTCCATCAGCCCCGGGTGCTCGGCGCGCAGCGCGGGAATGTCCGCGCTGTAGCCGTGCCGCTGGAACCACTCGAACATCAGGGCGATCTCCGGCGCGTTGGGGATGTACGGGCTGGCCGCCACCTTGTCCAGCGGGAGTTCCTCGAAGCGGGCCGGCAGACCGGTGCGCCCGGCGAACGCCTCGGCCACCTCGGTCGCCGTCAGCTCGTCCCCGGCCAGCTCCAGCGACCGCCCCAGATAGTCCTGCGGCCGCTCGAACGCCTCCGCGGCGAAGTGCGCGATGTCCGCGACGGCGACGAACTGCACTCGGGTGTGCGGCTTCAGGGCGAGCCGCACCACCAGCGTGCCGTCCTCCCGGGGCACGCCGTGGGCGGCGAAGTTGTCCATGAAGAACGCCGGGCGCAGCACGGTGTGCGGCACCCCGAGTTCGGCGAGATACCGCTCGATGCCCCGCTTGGAGTCGAAGTGGGGCACGCCGCTGTGCCGTTCGGCGCCGCCGACCGAGCTGTAGACCACGTGGGCCACGCCGGCGGCCAGGGCCGCCCTGGCCACGGCACGCCCCTGGCGGACCTCGCCGCCCAGCCCGGCCGGCGTCATGAAGGTCTGCACCGAAAAGACCCCGCGCACGCCGTCCATCGCGGCCCGCAGCGACGCCTCGTCGTTCAGGTCACCGCGGCGCAGGGTCACGCCGAGCGCCGCGAGCCCGCGGGCCGGCGGCGCGTCCGGGTCCCGCACCAGCGCCACCGTGTCCCTTCCCCGGCGCACGAGTTCGCGCGCCACGGCGCCGCCCTGGAGACCGGTGGCCCCGGTGACCAGGACCGGTCCGGCCGTCCTCGCACTCTCGCTCATACCGCACGTCCCTCCGGTCGGTCCGGCGCGAACAGCACCGCGTTCTCCACGGCCCATCGCCGGTAGGGGCGCGGCTCGCGTCCCGTGAGGTCGCGCACCGCGGTCGTCGGCCTCGACCAGGGCACCCCGGGGCTGTGCAGCGCGGCCACGTTGGTCACCGCGGCTGCGCGGTCGCCGGTGATCCCGGCGAAGACCTCCACCACCTCCTCGGCGGGCGCCACCGAGAAGTCCAGCTCCCGGCCCAGCACGTCGCCGAGGATCCGCGCCTGCTCGCGCGAGGTGAGCGTCTCCGGGCCGGTGAGCAGGTACGACCGGCCCTCGTGCCCGTCCCGGGTGAGCGCCGCGACGGCGGCCGAGGCGATGTCGTACTCGTCGACGGGCGCCCCGGGGTTGTTCCCGATCCAGCAGCGCACCGCGCCCCGCTCGCGCACGGTCCGGGTCCACCAGGAGGTGTTGGCGTGGAACGGGCCGGGGCGCAGGAAGGTCCAGGACGCGCCGGACCGCCGTACCGCCTCCTCGGCGGCCCGATGCTCGTCCGCGATGCCGTGCGGCAGCGGATGCAGGACGCTCGCCGACGACAGCAGCACGATCCGGTCCGTGCCCGCCCTCCTGGCGGCCTCCGCGATGTTGGCCGCCTCGCGCGCCACGTCCCCGGCGAGTACCACCAGCGCCACCGAGACGCCGGTGAACGCCTCGTCGAGCGAGGCGGGGTCGGCCGGGCTGCCTCCGACCATGTCGACTCCACCGGGCAGTTCGGCGTCCTCGGGCCTGCGGCTCAGCGCGCGGACGCCGTGGCCGAGTCCGAGGAGCTGCCGGATGGCCTCACGGCCGACCTTGCCGGTGGCTCCGGTGACCAGGATCATCCGTCAGGCCCTCCAGCCGCTGGGCTCGGGCCACGGCGAGCCGAGCTGCCGGTAGGTGCCCTGGTAGTCGGGCCAGTCACGGTGGTCGCGGATCCGGCCGTCGACGAACCGGATCAGATGGATCTGCTCACCCGAGAAGACCCGCCCGGTGGGAGCCATGCCCACGAGATCGCCGACATGCCGGCCGTAGAGCACGAGGTGGGCGCGGACCCAGTCGCCGCGCTCCTCGATCCGTACCTCTTCGAGGCGGGCCTCCTCGGAGAACGTCATCCGGAGCCATGTGACGGCCATCGCGAAGGACTCGGGCCCTCGCACATCCATGTGTTCCAACGCCGCCGGGTTCAGGTATTCCGGGTGTATGTATTCGGCGACATCATCGGTGACTCCGGTGTTGTACGCCCTTATCATTCGACGCACGGCATCAATCTGACCGCTCATCTCACTCCTTTCGGACCGCATGGGCTTTCCTGCAATCCTGCGGCAGCACATTGCCGCGAACAAGGCCCAGATGCCTTGCCCCACCGCGGATCCAAAACAGTTCGAGCGAGCGTCGAGCAATTCTCCACGCCCCGTCCGGCGGTCCTCGTTTCCGGGCCAGGACGATGAAACAAAGACACTTTCTTCCGCACGAGACGGAGTGAACGAGTGACGAGGGACACCGCCGCTTACAAAGCGAAAGTCACCGACGCCTTCAACGAGGCCGCGGCCATCTACGACCGGATGGGCGTGGAATTCTTCACGCCCATGGGCCGCCGGCTCGTCGAGCGAGCGGCACCGCGCCCCGGCGAGCGAGTGCTCGACATCGGGTGCGGCCTCGGCGCGACCCTGCTGCCCGCCGCCCGGCTGATCGGTCCGGCGGGCCGCGCCCTCGGTGTCGACATCGCCCCGGCGATGGTCGAGGAGGCCCGACGCGAGGCCGGGCGGCAGGGCATCGGCAACGTCGAGGTGCGGGTGATGGACGGTGAGCACCCGGACCTGCCGGCCCGCTCGTTCGACCTGATCCTCGGCAGCTACAGCGTGATCTTCCTGCCGGACGCGCGGGCCGCGCTCGCCCGTTTCGCCCGGCTGCTGGCCGACGGCGGCCGGATCGCCTTCACCAGCCCGGTGTTCGCCCGGGACACCTTCCCCTTCCTGCCACCGATGTTCACCGAGCTGATTCCGCTGGACCTGCTCCGGCACCTGCCCGAGTCCTGGCACCCGGAGCAGCTGCACCGGCAGTTGCACTCCTGGTTGGAGCACCCCGCCGACCTGACGGCGGCCCTGCGGCGGGCCGGGTTCACCGACGTGCGGATCGCCGACGAGCCGGTGCCGATGACCGCGGCCTCCGGCACGGCGTGGGTCGACTGGTCGCACACCCAGGGCATGCGCCTGCTGTGGCAGCACCTGCCCGGCGAGGAGGCCGCGGCGCTGCGGACCCGCCTGGTCACCGCGCTCGACGCGCTGCGCGAGGGCGACGGTCCGGTACGGATCGAAGTGCCGGTCCGGTACGTCACCGCGACGGTCGCCCGCTGACCCGGGCACGCACGAGAGCGGAGGGCCGGGATAGCCCCGGCCCTCCGCTCTCGTGCGTGCCCGGCCGCTCCGGTGCGCGCGACGGACGGCGGCGCCGGGGCCCACGGAGGGAACCGGCGCCGCCGCCCGCGCCCGCTTCAGGTCACCGAGAGCGCGCCGTCCACGGCCAGCACGGTGCCATTGGCGTACGCACCCGCTGGCCGGGTCAGCCGTACGATCCACCAGGCGATGTCCTCGGGACGCCCCACCCGGCCCGCCGGGATCCGCCCGGCCATCTGCGTCAGGAACCCCTCGTACGCCTCGGCGGGCATACCCGCCCGCACACCGACGCCGGTGTCGACCACACCGGGGGCGATGCCCACGCAGCGGATGCCACGCGGGGCGAGTTCCACGGCCCAGGTGCGGGTGAGGAAGTCGAGGGCGGCCTTGGCCATGCCGTAGACGGAGTTCTCCGGCCAGGCCCGGCGGCCGAGCGAGCCCGCCGAGCTGACGTTCACCACGGTGCCCCTGGTCGCCTCCAGTGCGTCCAGCGCACACTGGGTCAGGAACAGGGGGCCGACAAGGTTCGTGCACAACTGCGCCTCGACAGATGCCCGGTCGAGGGCGTCCAGCGACGCGAACCCGGTGACGGCCGCGTTGTTGACCAGGATGTCGATCCGGCCGAACTCCCGCAGGGCCGCCGAGACGATCTCCTCGGCGGCCTCGGGGGCCCGCACGTCGGCGGTGAGGCAGCGGATCCCGGCGTACCCGTCGGCGGTCTCCCGGAGCGTCTCCGCCGAGCGGCCGACGACCAGCACACGCGCCCCGTCCTCGTGGAACGCGCGCGCGGTGGCGCGGCCGATCCCGGTGCCGCCGCCGGTGACGACGACGGCCCGCTCCTCGCCGCCGGCCACGGTCTCACGCTTCGCCATGGGCCGGAGTCCTTTCCAGCGCCGGGCCCCTGGCCCGGAACGGGGAGATCACGCCGGTCATCGGAAGCAGACCGCGGTGTTGACACCCCGGATGACGGCCTGCTCCGCCTCCTTGGTGAAGTCCGCGCCGAGGGTGATCGACAACTGGACCCGGATCCCGAGGTCACGGGTGGTCGCCGCGAACGTGGCGTACCCGGGGATGCCCGCGCCGTGCCCCCACAGATCGAGGTCGTCATCGTTCTGGAGCTTCATCAGCCCGAGGCCGTAGCCGATGCCCATCGGCAGGTCTTTGATCATCTCGGCGGGCAGCGGAGTGGTCATCTCCTTGAACTCCGGCTCAGCGAGCAGTTCTCCGCCGAACAGACCGACCAGGAACCGGTCCAGGTCCGCCGTGGTCGAGATGATCTCGCCCGCGCAGCCGGCCTCGGAGGGGTTCATCAGGGTGACGTCCTCGGTACGGCCCGCGATCCGCATGTAGCCGTGGGCGTGCGGCCCGGGGATC contains:
- a CDS encoding ester cyclase, translated to MSATLTEKSAQERNKELALSMVASWNRWDLQGITKHWAPDIQHFSEDRPVSSKAMVRAMEGGLAAFPDLHLDVKSIVAEADRVCLRITVTASHGGEFLGKAPSGTKVTWYMLEELRFNDAGQVIEHHDVFNYLPMLKKLGLAPADVL
- a CDS encoding MBL fold metallo-hydrolase encodes the protein MAEVADGVHAYVQPDGGWCLNNAGLVVGDGGESLLVDTAATELRARLLRTRVLRRSGAPPRTLVNTHFHGDHTFGNAHFPEALIVAHEHTRTEMAAAGLHLTGLWPDVRWGDLELTLPQLTYRDSLTLHVGGVRVELIQLGPAHTTADTAVWLPDRRVLFTGDLVMSGVTPFCLMGSVSGSLRAMRRLRALGAETVVPGHGPVGGPELIDANEAYFRWLHEQARRGVADGLTPLRLARECRRGPFDHLLDSERLVPNLHRGYAEVRGAAPGSPLDVGALFKEMSVFHGGLPDCHA
- a CDS encoding NmrA/HSCARG family protein encodes the protein MSESARTAGPVLVTGATGLQGGAVARELVRRGRDTVALVRDPDAPPARGLAALGVTLRRGDLNDEASLRAAMDGVRGVFSVQTFMTPAGLGGEVRQGRAVARAALAAGVAHVVYSSVGGAERHSGVPHFDSKRGIERYLAELGVPHTVLRPAFFMDNFAAHGVPREDGTLVVRLALKPHTRVQFVAVADIAHFAAEAFERPQDYLGRSLELAGDELTATEVAEAFAGRTGLPARFEELPLDKVAASPYIPNAPEIALMFEWFQRHGYSADIPALRAEHPGLMDFATYLKGIEIG
- a CDS encoding SDR family oxidoreductase; translation: MILVTGATGKVGREAIRQLLGLGHGVRALSRRPEDAELPGGVDMVGGSPADPASLDEAFTGVSVALVVLAGDVAREAANIAEAARRAGTDRIVLLSSASVLHPLPHGIADEHRAAEEAVRRSGASWTFLRPGPFHANTSWWTRTVRERGAVRCWIGNNPGAPVDEYDIASAAVAALTRDGHEGRSYLLTGPETLTSREQARILGDVLGRELDFSVAPAEEVVEVFAGITGDRAAAVTNVAALHSPGVPWSRPTTAVRDLTGREPRPYRRWAVENAVLFAPDRPEGRAV
- a CDS encoding ester cyclase, whose amino-acid sequence is MCCRRIAGKPMRSERSEMSGQIDAVRRMIRAYNTGVTDDVAEYIHPEYLNPAALEHMDVRGPESFAMAVTWLRMTFSEEARLEEVRIEERGDWVRAHLVLYGRHVGDLVGMAPTGRVFSGEQIHLIRFVDGRIRDHRDWPDYQGTYRQLGSPWPEPSGWRA
- a CDS encoding class I SAM-dependent methyltransferase; the protein is MTRDTAAYKAKVTDAFNEAAAIYDRMGVEFFTPMGRRLVERAAPRPGERVLDIGCGLGATLLPAARLIGPAGRALGVDIAPAMVEEARREAGRQGIGNVEVRVMDGEHPDLPARSFDLILGSYSVIFLPDARAALARFARLLADGGRIAFTSPVFARDTFPFLPPMFTELIPLDLLRHLPESWHPEQLHRQLHSWLEHPADLTAALRRAGFTDVRIADEPVPMTAASGTAWVDWSHTQGMRLLWQHLPGEEAAALRTRLVTALDALREGDGPVRIEVPVRYVTATVAR
- a CDS encoding SDR family NAD(P)-dependent oxidoreductase, producing the protein MAKRETVAGGEERAVVVTGGGTGIGRATARAFHEDGARVLVVGRSAETLRETADGYAGIRCLTADVRAPEAAEEIVSAALREFGRIDILVNNAAVTGFASLDALDRASVEAQLCTNLVGPLFLTQCALDALEATRGTVVNVSSAGSLGRRAWPENSVYGMAKAALDFLTRTWAVELAPRGIRCVGIAPGVVDTGVGVRAGMPAEAYEGFLTQMAGRIPAGRVGRPEDIAWWIVRLTRPAGAYANGTVLAVDGALSVT